The window TTATGATACTTTCAATTGCAGGTGTAGATATATTTGACATAGTTTTAACTCATTGTTCTTCTTGTTGCTTACCGCAGCGTTTGCTGGCACAAAATAATCTTACTCCCTGTCCCCCCCTTTTTTCCATAAGTAATGGATACTCACAATACTCACATTTACCAGTAATAGGCTTATTATTTAATATAAACTGACAGTTAGGGTAATTATCGCAAGCATAAAAAGTCTTACCGAAACGTGATTTTCTCTGTAATAAATTCCCTTTTTGGCATTGCGGACACGAAATTTTAGTTTCATCCGGTTTATCAATTAGCTCAATGTGTTCACATTCAGGATAATTACTACACCCAATAAACATGCCAAATCGCCCTTGTTTCAGCACTAAGTCATAATTACATTTCGGACAATGTTGACCTTCTAATACTTTAACAATATGACTTTCTACCGTAGGCCTTAGCGGCCTCATATAATGGCATTGTGGATAACTTGAACAGCCTAAAAACGGCCCATGTGAACTATTGCGAATAACAAGCAAAGAATCGCATTCTGGACAATGTTCATTTTTTTCTGTATCGAAGGGCAGTTGCTTAGACATGTTTTTCTCTACTGTTGCTTTTAACTAAGTTAATCTGGTATACCCACCAGCCCCCGAGCTAACTACCCCATTAATTTCCATCTCAGTTAATATGGTAATAATTTGAGTAACTGGAATTTGGGTTTGTTCTGCAATAACATCAACGGGTGTCGCTTGGTACCCCACCATACCTAAAATTTTATTTTCTACCACATTAAACTCAAGTGGTGTCTCTTCTATAGGTAATTCTGTTTGTATCCAATTTAACCCATCACCGATATGCCGCAAAATATCCTCAGGTTCAGCTAATAGATAAGCTCCTTGCTGCAATAGCCAATGGTTACCATGAAATGCAGGATTGCCCAATGGAGCAGGTAATGTAAATAAATCACGATTTTGCTCTAATGCATATCTAGCAGTTATCAGTGAGCCACTTTTCATTCCTGCTTCGATTACAATAACTGCTTTACTTAACCCACTAATAATACGGTTTCTCTTGGGAAATTGCTTAGGTAATGGCGGTGCATCTGGCCAATATTCTGAAACCAAAGCACCATAGTTTTTTATTTTTTCAGCTAATTCAGTATGTTGTCGCGGGTAAATATTCGCTAATCCGCTACCTAAAACCGCAATTGTCTCACCTCGATTATCAAGAGCAGCTTTATGACTTATACCGTCAATACCTAATGCAAGCCCACTTGTGATAGTTATACCATGGCGCACGAAACTCTTTACAAATAGGTTAGTCCATGTTCTGCCGTATTCACTTGCTCTACGACTTCCGACTATAGCAATTTGGGGTGTTACCAATAATTCACTTTTGCCCACGACAAAAAATAAAAGAGGGGGCGGTAGATTTGCTTTAATAAAAAAGGGTAATGTGGATCACAAAAAGTAACCATTTGATGATGTTTACTTGAAAGCCATGCCTGTACTTTCTCAAGCCGGTGCATGGACACATTCATAAATTGCAATTGTTGTATTTCATTCAAGCCATGATGATGTAAGGCCTGATAACTAATTTTATTTAATTGTTTTAGCTCATTAATTATTCTTACTGCATGTAAAGGTAATAGCCTTTTAACCTGCGACATCCTTAACCAAATCTCTTGGGTATTCATTATTGTCATCCTGACTCATTAACAGATAGGTTATTCAGTGAACAAATCGTAACCAATACTGTCAATATGAAGGAGAAATGTCTAGAATAGTCATTAATTCCCTTTCACATTTTGGAAACCGCTCGAAAAATTTATGTCAGTCTTAAACGTATTACATTACCCAGACGAACGCTTACGCACAATCGCTAAGCCAGTAGACAAAGTTGATGCTTCTATACAGCGTATCGTTGATGATATGTTCGATACCATGTATGAAGAAGAAGGTATTGGCCTTGCAGCAACACAAGTCGATATCCATCAGAGAATCATCGTCATTGATGTGTCCGAAACCCGTGATGAGCGTTTGGTTCTTATTAACCCTGAATTACTTGATAAATCTGGGGAAACGGGTATCGAAGAAGGTTGCTTATCTATTCCAGAACAACATGGTTTCGTCCCTCGCGCTGAACAAGTAAAAGTTCGCGCACTAAACTATAACGGTGAGTCTTTTGAACTAGAGGCTGATGGTTTATTAGCTATCTGTATCCAACATGAAATGGACCACCTTGTTGGTAAGCTATTTGTTGACTACTTATCACCTTTAAAACGTCAGCGCATCCGCCAGAAAGTTGAAAAATTAGACAGACTAAGAGCAAAAGAAGCCAAAAATAGCTAATTCGCTACATATAAATAGGGAAATTAACGTGTCAGAGCCATTGAAAATTATTTTTGCAGGTACACCAGATTTTGCGGCCAAACACTTAGCTGCTCTCTTAGATACCAGACACAAAGTCGTTGGCGTCCTCACTCGCCATGACAAACCTGCTGGAAGAGGCAAAAAGTTAACACCGAGTCCTGTCAAGGTTCTCGCTGAAGAACACCAACTACCTGTTTTTCAGCCAGTTTCTCTTAAGGATAGCGAAAACCAGCAGTGGATAAAAAACCAAAATGCTGACCTAATGATAGTTGTTGCCTACGGTTTGATTTTACCGCAAGCAGTTCTCGATATCCCTCGCTTAGGTTGCTTGAATGTTCACGGCTCTTTACTACCTCGCTGGAGAGGAGCTGCACCTATTCAACGTTCTATTTGGGCTGGTGATACGGAAACTGGTGTGACTATTATGCAAATGGACGCAGGTTTAGATACTGGTGATATGCTTTACAAAGCAATCTGTCCAATTACCCCTAGTGATACTAGCGCCTCGTTATATGCTAAATTAGCAATAACAGGCCCTGAAGCATTAATTCATACTGTTGAAATGCTATCTTCAGGCCAATGCATTGCTGAAAAACAAGACGAGTCATTAGCAAATTACGCAGAAAAATTATCGAAAGAAGAAGCTCGTATTAATTGGCAAGATGATGCTGTACATATTGAGCGTTGCATTCGTGCTTTCAATCCTTGGCCAATGAGCTATTTCATAGTTGAAGAACAACTCATTAAAGTTTGGCAAGCTGAAGTACTCACAGAAGCCCATGATAAGCAACCAGGAACAATTATTAGCGCTGATAAAAAAGGTATATCCATTGCCACAGGAAATGGCATACTAAATATTATTCAGCTACAACCGCCTGGCAAGAAAGCAATGAGTGCACAAGATATCCTAAACTCTCGTCGCGAATGGTTTATCCCAGAGCAAATTCTAGCATAACGAACTTGTAAACAGCCTGATGCCTTCAGGCTGTTTTATTTCAGTCACTAATGAATTCATCTTCTCTATATGAAAAATACATATAATTTACGCAGTATTGCGGCAACAGCAATTAACCAAGTCCTTGATAATGGCCAATCATTAAGTACTGTACTGCCTGACTTACAGCGTAATATCAATGATAAAGACAAAGCATTATTACAAGAAATTTGCTTTGGTGTTCTACGTTATTTACCTAAGCTTGAATGGTTTATTAACCAGCTAATGGAAAAACCATTAACGGGTAAACAAAGAATTCTACATTACTTAATCATGGTTGGTATCTACCAGCTCCTTTATACTCGCATTCCCCCTCATGCGGCATTAGCTGAAACAGTAGATGGAGCGGTTGCACTGAAAAAGCCCCAATTAAAAGGGCTTATTAATGGCGTGTTACGTTCATTTCAGCGCCAGCAAGCACAGCTAGAAGAGAGAATAGCTAACAACACTAGCCAATATTTGCATCCGAGCTGGTTATTAAAACGCCTACAAACAGCCTATCCAGATGATTGGCAATCTATTATTGAGGCAAATAACCAACGACCACCTATGTGGTTAAGAGTAAATTCTCAACATCACACTGCTGCACAGTATCTCAACTTATTAGAGCAGTCTGAGATAACCGCACATTTGCACCCTTTACACCCAAATGCTATTCGGTTAGATGAACCCACCGCAGTATCTCGTCTTCCGGGCTTTGAAGATGGCTGGTCTACAGTACAAGATGTCTCGGCTCAAGGCTGTGCTGAATTGCTAGAACCTCAAAATGGGGAAAGTATTTTAGATTTATGTGCTGCACCCGGTGGAAAAACAACCCATATTTTGGAGCTAGCTCCTAAAGCGAATGTTATTGCTGTAGATATCGATGAACATCGCCTTAAAAGAGTAAAAGAAAATCTGATTCGCCTTAAGCAACACGCTGTTGTTATACAAGGAGACGGTACACTCCCCGAAACATGGGCTAAAGATCAGCGATTTGATCGTATTTTACTTGATGCTCCTTGTTCTGCTACAGGCGTTATTAGGCGTCATCCTGATATCAAATGGCTACGTCGTGACTCAGACATAAATGAATTAGCGCAGCTACAAGCTCAAATTCTTGAAGCTATCTGGCCTTATTTAAAACCGGGCGGCACGCTAGTCTATGCGACTTGCTCAATTATGCCCGAAGAAAATGGAAAGCAAATACAATATTTCCTATCTAAACATAATGATGCCAGTCTAAATGATGGAACCGATGCTGGGTTACAAGTATTACCAAGTACTCATGGTGGTGATGGTTTCTTTTATGCACGCTTAGTCAAAAAAGTGTAGTAAATTGTAGCCAGCTCTCTGATATAGGAAGATGTAATGAAGATCATTATTCTAGGTGCTGGGCAAGTTGGCGGAACACTTGCTGAAAATTTAGTTGATGAGAACAATGATATTACCGTCGTTGATACCGATGCTGATCGGTTACGTCAATTACAGGATCAATTCGATCTTCGAGTGGTAAATGGTCATGGTTCTCACCCTAGAGTGCTTCGAGATGCAGGCGCAGAAGATGCGGATATGTTGGTAGCGGTCACCAATTCCGATGAAACTAACATGATTGCTTGCCAAATTGCGTATAGCCTATTTAATACCCCAAATAAGATAGCGCGTATCAGGGCGACTGAATATATCCGTGAAGCCGACAAATTGTTTCTACCTGAACAAATCCCGATTGACTATTTAATATCGCCAGAACAATTAGTTATCGACTATATCTATAAATTAATTCAATACCCTGGCGCGCTTCAGGTTGTAAACTTTGCAGAAGGCAAAGTCAGCATAGTTGCTGTAAAAGCTTATTACGGCGGTTCACTCGTTGGTAATGCGCTATCGAGCTTGCGCGAACACATGCCACATATTGATACTCGTGTTGTCGCTATTTTCCGCCAAGATAGGCCTATTCGCCCACAAGGCTCAACAATCATTGAAGCAGGTGATGAGGTTTTTTTTGTTGCTTCAACGCAACATATCCGAGCTGTAATGAGTGAGCTGCAAAGACTAGAAAAACCCTACAAACGTTTGATGATAGTGGGTGGTGGTAACGTCGGAGCCGGCCTAGCAAGGCGACTAGAAAAAGATTACAGCGTGAAACTTATTGAGCGCAACCAGAAGCGCGCAACAGAACTTGCTGAGTTACTGCATGATACCATTGTATTTTATGGCGATGCATCCGACCAAGAGTTACTCACAGAAGAACATATTGAGCAAATGGATGTTTTTATTGCCCTAACAAATGATGATGAAGCTAATATTATGTCTGCAATGTTAGCAAAAAAAATGGGCGCTAAAAAAGCAATGGTCCTTATACAACGCTCTGCATATGTTGAACTCGTTCAAGGAGGGGTAATTGATATTGCGATTTCACCTCAACAGGCAACAATTTCTGCTTTATTAAGCCATGTTAGAAAAGCGGATATAGTCAATGTTTCATCTTTAAGAAGAGGCGTAGCGGAAGCTATTGAAGCAATTGCACACGGTGATGAAAATACGTCAAAAGTGGTTGGTAAAAAAATATCTGAAATTAAACTTCCTCCAGGAACTATTATTGGTGCAATTGTTCGTGAAGAAGAAGTCATTATAGCTAGTGATTACCATACCATTGAACAAGGCGACCATGTCATTATGTTTATTACAGATAAAAAATATGTACCCGAAGTTGAAAAATTATTCCAACCAAGTCCATTCTTCTTATAAAAATAAACATAGTAAATATTTGTAGCTTAATAATTTTAGCGACTATAATTTGTTAACCTAATACACGTTTTGTTTCAATTGAATTATTTATTAAGGGGTCGTCTAATGAGCTTTTTAAAAGATTTCCGCGAATTTGCTATGAAGGGCAATGTAGTGGATATGGCAGTTGGTATTATTATTGGTGCTGCATTTGGTAAAATTGTATCTTCATTAGTTGCTGATATCATCATGCCTCCGCTAGGTTTACTGATCGGAGGTGTTGATTTCAAATCATTCAGCGTGGTATTAAAGGAAGCACAAGGGGATTTACCTGCAGTAGTACTAAATTATGGTATGTTTATACAAACCGTTTTTGACTTCGTTATTGTTGCGTTCGCTATCTTTATGGCAATTAAGATCATGAATAAAGTTCGCCGTGAAAAAGAAGCAGCACCAGCTGAACCAGCTCCACCATCTAAAGAAGAAGTCCTGTTATCAGAAATACGTGATCTTTTAAAAGAACAAAATAAAAATTAACTAAAAGGCCAGTGGTAATAAGTAAATAAACCTATTACCACTGGCCTCCCAATTAACTGAATTCTTATTCTTTTCCTTTCTTGTATAACTTCCTTTCCCTTTTTTATTTTTTTCAACTCTTTGACGAAATAGTGGGTCATGGAGTAATGCTTCAATCGCATTATCTTTAATCTCACCACGTTTATGTTGATATTTGCTCATAACATACCTTTATATAGTTAACAGATTATAGAATTAATAAACTTTAGACGCCCCTTTTTCTAATATCTCCATAATAGAGCAATAGGTTGTCGCATGTTCTTCACCACAACATGCCGAGCTTAACATTTTCAGTGAATCACGCATAATAATAAGCTCTTGTATCTTTTTTTCAACTTCAAGTAATCTGAGATCAACAATCTGTTTAGATTCTTGACAGGTATGATGTTCTGGATCCACTCGAATTGAAAGCAGTTCAGTGATAGCTTCTAAAGTAAAGCCTAGCTGCTTTGCATAACGAATAAAACGTAATCGCTGGAGGTCTTTCTCAGTAAATAACCGATACCCACCTTCAGTTCTCTCTTTATGCCCCATCAAACCTTGTTTTTCATAAAAACGGATCGTATCAGGCGTCACATCTGCGAGCCTAGCAATTTCACCTATCTTATACATGCTCATCGTACTCACCTGTAAATAAGGGTTAATCACGAAAAATCCAAGGGAAAAAATTATTTGGAAAGATAAGAATAGCAGGTACAAAAAAACCGGGCAAATATACCCGGTTTTCTTGAAAGCGACGGCAGATTACTCTGCTGCTGCTTCTTGAGACTCAACAGCACGGTCAACAAGCTCGATGTAAGCCATCGGAGCGTTGTCACCTGTACGGTAGCCACACTTAAGAATACGAGTGTAACCACCTGCACGAGCTGCGAAACGAGGTCCCAGTTCATTAAATAATTTTGCAACGATCTCGTTATCACGAGTACGTGCGAATGCCAGACGACGATTAGCTACGCTGTCGGTCTTGGCAAGAGTAATCAGCGGCTCAACGACGCGACGCAGTTCTTTCGCTTTAGGCAGAGTCGTCTTGATGATCTCATGACGAACTAAAGAACCTGCCATGTTACGGAACATAGCTTGGCGGTGGCTGCTGTTGCGGTTCAATTGACGACCACTCTTACGATGGCGCATGACCTTATCCTTCTCAGTAAAACCTTAACCTGTGATCTTAATCATCAGCAATACTTGCTGGTGGCCAATTTTCTAGACGCATGCCCAGAGAAAGACCACGAGATGCCAAGACGTCCTTAATTTCAGTAAGAGATTTCTTACCAAGGTTCGGAGTTTTGAGCAACTCAACTTCTGTACGCTGTACCAGATCACCGATGTAGTGGATAGCTTCTGCTTTGAGGCAGTTAGCAGAGCGGACAGTCAATTCCAGATCGTCAACTGGGCGCAATAAGATAGGATCGAATTCTGGTTTCTCTTCTTTAACTTCAGGCTGACGAACATCACGTAAGTCAACAAAAGCTTCAAGTTGTTCAGCCAGAATGGTTGCCGCACGGCGAATCGCCTCTTCAGGATCGATTGTACCGTTAGTTTCCATTTCAATAACTAACTTATCCAAGTCTGTACGTTGCTCAACACGAGCTGCTTCAACATTGTAGGCAATACGCTCTACTGGGCTGTAGCAAGCATCGACTAACAAACGACCGATTGGGCGCTCATCTTCTTCCGAATGAACTCGGGCAGAAGCCGGCACATAACCACGACCACGCTGTACTTTAATTCGCATATTAATAGATGCGCTTTCGTCAGTAAGGTGGCAGATGATGTGCTGTGGCTTGACGATTTCGACATCACCATCATGGATGATGTCGGCTGCAGTCACAGGGCCAATGCCAGATTTATTCAAGGTTAAAATAACTTCATCTTTCCCCTGAACTTTTACCGCCAGCCCTTTCAGGTTGAGGAGAATCTCCAGGATATCTTCCTGTACACCTTCTTTGGTGCTGTACTCATGCAGTACACCATCAATCTCAACCTCTGTCACCGCACAACCCGGCATAGACGAAAGCAGAATACGGCGCAGTGCGTTACCAAGAGTATGGCCAAAGCCACGCTCTAAAGGCTCAAGGGTCACCTTAGCGTGCGTCGAACTCACTTGCTCGATATCTACCAGGCGCGGTTTTAGAAACTCTGTCACAGAACCCTGCATTGTGTCCTCTCTTTGGTGCTAAGCTTTACTTGGAGTAAAGCTCGACGATCAGGTGTTCGTTAATGTCCGCAGACAAGTCAGTACGTTCAGGAATACGTTTGAACACACCTTCCATTTTAGCAGCATCAACTTCCAGCCAAGTTGGCTTCTCACGCTGTTCAGCCAGCTCTAAAGCAGCCTTAATACGAGACTGTTTTTTAGCTTTCTCACGAACGCTGATAACGTCATTCGGGGAAACCTGATAAGAAGCGATATTAACTACACGGCCATTTACCATGATAGCTTTATGGCTAACCATTTGACGTGCTTCTGCGCGAGTTGCGCCAAAGCCCATACGGTAAACGACGTTATCAAGACGACCTTCAAGCAAAGTCAGCAGGTTTTCACCTGTGTTGCCTTTCAGACGTGTTGCTTCTTTGTAATAGTTACGGAATTGACGTTCCAGAACACCGTAGATACGACGAACTTTTTGTTTTTCACGTAACTGGACGCCATAGTCAGACAGACGCGGTTTACGCGCACCGTGCTGGCCTGGAGCCTGTTCTAATTTACACTTGGTGTCAATCGCGCGAACACCAGACTTCAGGAAGAGGTCTGTTCCTTCGCGACGGCTCAGCTTGAGCTTAGGACCCAAATATCTAGCCATTTTCTTTCTCCAACAGTCCTAAAAAAAACGAAACGTATTAAACGCGACGTTTTTTCGGTGGGCGACAACCGTTATGAGGGATAGGAGTCACATCAGTAATATTAGTGATGCGAAAACCAGCGGCGTTCAGAGCACGAATTGTTGATTCGCGACCCGGACCCGGTCCCTTAACCATAACTTCCAGGTTTTTGATTCCGTATTCTTTCACAGCTTCTGCGCAACGCTCTGCTGCAACCTGAGCTGCGAACGGAGTAGATTTGCGAGAACCACGGAAACCGGAACCACCGGCAGTTGCCCAACCTAATGCGTTACCTTGACGGTCAGTAATAGTAACGATTGTGTTGTTGAAAGAAGCATGGATATGAGCCACACCGTCTGAGACTTGTTTTCTTACACGCTTACGTGCACGAATTGGTGCTTTTGCCATTATTCAATACCCCGACTTATTTCTTGATCGGCTTACGCGGACCCTTACGGGTACGAGCGTTAGTCTTAGTACGCTGTCCGCGTACAGGAAGACCACGACGATGACGTAAACCACGGTAACATCCAAGGTCCATCAGACGCTTGATGCTCAGGGTAATTTCACGACGTAAGTCACCTTCTACAACGTATTTAGCAACTTCGTCACGCAGCTTGTCGATTTGTTCTTCAGACAGCTCACTGATCTTAACATTTTCAGCAATACCAGTTGCTTCACAGATAGCCTGTGAACGGGTCTTGCCGATGCCGAAAATCGATGTTAAAGCGATTACGGTATGTTTATGATCAGGAATGTTAATGCCTGCTATACGGGCCACTATGCACTCCTAAGTTAAAATATACATTACTGTGCTGAAAAGCCCGTTTTCAGGATACTCAAACAATAATGTATCTTAGATAAAAAAGATTGGCTGGCTAATTTAGCCAGCTCAACCCAACTTTGCAAGAAAAAAATGCTTTTTCTTAACCTTGACGTTGTTTATGTCTTGGTTCAACACTGCAAATTACACGAACGCTACCATTGCGACGAATAATTTTGCAGTTACGGCATAATTTCTTGACGGAAGCACGAACTTTCATTTTTACTCTCCGTAACTTCTAAGCAAACCATAACCACACTAAGTGATTACTTACCTTTCAGGTTTGCTTTCTTCAATGCAGACTCATACTGACTTGACATCATTAGAGTTTGCACTTGAGCCATAAAGTCCATGATAACGACAACCACGATTAAGAGGGAAGTACCACCAAAATAGAAAGGTACTTTCATTGCGTCACGCATGAACTCCGGGATTAGGCAGATGAAGGTAATATATAATGCGCCAACTAGTGTTAAGCGAGTCATTACCTTATCAATGTACTTGGCCGTTTGCTCTCCCGGACGAATTCCTGGTACAAATGCACCGGACTTCTTCAGGTTATCTGCCGTTTCTCTTGGGTTGAAAACCAACGCCGTATAGAAGAAACAGAAGAAGATGATCGCAGATGCATAAAGTAGCACATATAACGGTTGACCAGGCTGCAAATACATAGAAATAGTCGTCAGCCAGTCCCAGCCAGTTCCATCACCAAACCAAGATGCTATTGTACCCGGGAATAGTATGATACTGGAAGCAAAAATTGCAGGAATTACACCCGCCATATTCACTTTTAACGGTAAATGTGTACTTTGTGCTGCATAAACACGGCGACCTTGCTGACGTTTAGCGTAGTTAACGACGATTCGGCGTTGTCCACGTTCCATAAACACAACAAAGAAAGTAACCGCGAATACTAACACCGCAACCAACAGCAACAGGAGGAAGTGCAGATCGCCCTGCCGAGCTTGCTCGATGGTATGGCCAATGGCCGGCGGTAATCCCGCAACAATACCAGCGAAGATAATGATAGAAATACCGTTACCGATACCTCTTTCAGTTATCTGTTCACCCAACCACATTAGGAACATTGTTCCTGTGACTAAGCTAACAACTGCCGTAAAGTAGAACGGGAGGCCTGGATCAATAACTAACCCTTGCATCCCTGGCATATTCGGTAGACCCATTGCAATACCAATAGATTGGAATATTGCTAATACCAGAGTACCCCAGCGAGTATATTGGCTTATCTTCCGACGACCTGCTTCTCCTTCCTTCTTGATCTCTGCTAATCGTGGATTAACCACAGATAATAATTGGATAATAATCGATGCCGAAATATACGGCATGATACCCAAAGCAAAGATAGAAGCACGGCTAAGAGCACCACCAGAGAACATGTTAAACATTTCAATGATGGTGCCTTGTTGCTGTTCGAGCAATTTGGCAAGCACAGTGGCATCAATACCAGGGATTGGAATAAAAGAACCAATTCGGAAAACAATTAGCGCACCAATTACAAACAAAAGTCTGCGTTTAAGTTCGCCAGCTCCACCTTTGGCACTTTGAAAATCTAATCCTGGTTGTTTAGCCATCTGTCACTTATTCCTCAATTTTACCGCCGGCAGCTTCGATTGCAGCGCGAGCACCTTTAGTAACACGAAGGCCACGTACAGTAACTGCACGGTTCACTTCGCCAGACAGAATAACTTTAGCGTATTCAATCTGGATGCCAACAACGTTCGCGGCTTTCAGTGCGTTCAGATCAATAACATCGCCTTCAACAGCAGCAAAATCAGACAGACGAATCTCTGCAGTGATCATTGCTTTACGTGAAGTGAAGCCGAATTTCGGCAAACGACGGTATAAAGGCATCTGGCCACCTTCGAAACCACGACGTACGCCACCGCCAGAACGAGATTTCTGACCTTTGTGACCACGGCCGCCGGTTTTACCCAGACCAGAACCGATACCACGACCTACGCGTTTAGGCGCGTGCTTGGCACCTTCAGCCGGAGACAGAGTATTTAAACGCATCTCTTACTCCTCAACTTTAACCATGTAGGAAACCAAGTTGACCATACCACGTACAGCAGGAGTATCCTCGCGCTCTACTGTATGACCAATGCGACGCAGACCTAAACCGACCAGTGTTGCCTTATGCTTAGGCAGACGACCGATTGAACTGCGAACTTGTGTAATTTTAATAGTCTTAGCCATAGCCGATTACCCCAGAATTTCTTCGACGGATTTTCCACGCTTAGCTGCGACCATTTCTGGAGACTTCATGCTGTCTAAAGCATCCAGTGTTGCACGAACCACGTTGATTGGGTTTGTGGAACCATAGGTTTTAGCCAGTACGTTGCGAACTCCAGCTACTTCTAAAACAGCACGCATTGCACCGCCGGCAATGATACCGGTACCTTCGTGAGCAGGTTGCATAAACACACGAGAACCAGTGTGTGTACCTTTCACAGGGTGGAACAATGTGCCGTTGTTTAGAGCAACGGTTTTCATACTGCGACGGGCTTTTTCCATCGCTTTCTGGATTGCTGCCGGAACTTCGCGCGCTTTGCCGTAGCCAAAACCAACGCGACCGTTACCATCACCAACTACAGTCAGTGCGGTAAAGCTGAAAATACGGCCACCTTTAACGGTTTTTGCTACGCGGTTTACCGCGATCAGCTTTTCCTGCAGTTCGCCAGCTTGTTTTTCGATGTGAGACATCTTACACCTCTACCTTAGAACTGAAGGCCAGCTTCACGGGCAGCATCTGCCAGTGCCTGGACTCTACCATGATATTGGAAACCAGAACGGTCAAAAGCAACAACAGTGATGCCTTTTTCCAGTGCGCGTTCAGCAACTAACTTACCAACAATTGCTGCTGCGTCTTTGTTTCCAGTAAACTTAACTTGTTCATTGATAGCTTTTTCTGTAGTAGAAGCTGCAACCA is drawn from Providencia huaxiensis and contains these coding sequences:
- the rplQ gene encoding 50S ribosomal protein L17 yields the protein MRHRKSGRQLNRNSSHRQAMFRNMAGSLVRHEIIKTTLPKAKELRRVVEPLITLAKTDSVANRRLAFARTRDNEIVAKLFNELGPRFAARAGGYTRILKCGYRTGDNAPMAYIELVDRAVESQEAAAE
- a CDS encoding DNA-directed RNA polymerase subunit alpha, producing the protein MQGSVTEFLKPRLVDIEQVSSTHAKVTLEPLERGFGHTLGNALRRILLSSMPGCAVTEVEIDGVLHEYSTKEGVQEDILEILLNLKGLAVKVQGKDEVILTLNKSGIGPVTAADIIHDGDVEIVKPQHIICHLTDESASINMRIKVQRGRGYVPASARVHSEEDERPIGRLLVDACYSPVERIAYNVEAARVEQRTDLDKLVIEMETNGTIDPEEAIRRAATILAEQLEAFVDLRDVRQPEVKEEKPEFDPILLRPVDDLELTVRSANCLKAEAIHYIGDLVQRTEVELLKTPNLGKKSLTEIKDVLASRGLSLGMRLENWPPASIADD
- the rpsD gene encoding 30S ribosomal protein S4, giving the protein MARYLGPKLKLSRREGTDLFLKSGVRAIDTKCKLEQAPGQHGARKPRLSDYGVQLREKQKVRRIYGVLERQFRNYYKEATRLKGNTGENLLTLLEGRLDNVVYRMGFGATRAEARQMVSHKAIMVNGRVVNIASYQVSPNDVISVREKAKKQSRIKAALELAEQREKPTWLEVDAAKMEGVFKRIPERTDLSADINEHLIVELYSK
- the rpsK gene encoding 30S ribosomal protein S11, whose protein sequence is MAKAPIRARKRVRKQVSDGVAHIHASFNNTIVTITDRQGNALGWATAGGSGFRGSRKSTPFAAQVAAERCAEAVKEYGIKNLEVMVKGPGPGRESTIRALNAAGFRITNITDVTPIPHNGCRPPKKRRV
- the rpsM gene encoding 30S ribosomal protein S13, encoding MARIAGINIPDHKHTVIALTSIFGIGKTRSQAICEATGIAENVKISELSEEQIDKLRDEVAKYVVEGDLRREITLSIKRLMDLGCYRGLRHRRGLPVRGQRTKTNARTRKGPRKPIKK
- the rpmJ gene encoding 50S ribosomal protein L36, with product MKVRASVKKLCRNCKIIRRNGSVRVICSVEPRHKQRQG
- the secY gene encoding preprotein translocase subunit SecY, whose protein sequence is MAKQPGLDFQSAKGGAGELKRRLLFVIGALIVFRIGSFIPIPGIDATVLAKLLEQQQGTIIEMFNMFSGGALSRASIFALGIMPYISASIIIQLLSVVNPRLAEIKKEGEAGRRKISQYTRWGTLVLAIFQSIGIAMGLPNMPGMQGLVIDPGLPFYFTAVVSLVTGTMFLMWLGEQITERGIGNGISIIIFAGIVAGLPPAIGHTIEQARQGDLHFLLLLLVAVLVFAVTFFVVFMERGQRRIVVNYAKRQQGRRVYAAQSTHLPLKVNMAGVIPAIFASSIILFPGTIASWFGDGTGWDWLTTISMYLQPGQPLYVLLYASAIIFFCFFYTALVFNPRETADNLKKSGAFVPGIRPGEQTAKYIDKVMTRLTLVGALYITFICLIPEFMRDAMKVPFYFGGTSLLIVVVVIMDFMAQVQTLMMSSQYESALKKANLKGK
- the rplO gene encoding 50S ribosomal protein L15; this encodes MRLNTLSPAEGAKHAPKRVGRGIGSGLGKTGGRGHKGQKSRSGGGVRRGFEGGQMPLYRRLPKFGFTSRKAMITAEIRLSDFAAVEGDVIDLNALKAANVVGIQIEYAKVILSGEVNRAVTVRGLRVTKGARAAIEAAGGKIEE
- the rpmD gene encoding 50S ribosomal protein L30 encodes the protein MAKTIKITQVRSSIGRLPKHKATLVGLGLRRIGHTVEREDTPAVRGMVNLVSYMVKVEE
- the rpsE gene encoding 30S ribosomal protein S5, which encodes MSHIEKQAGELQEKLIAVNRVAKTVKGGRIFSFTALTVVGDGNGRVGFGYGKAREVPAAIQKAMEKARRSMKTVALNNGTLFHPVKGTHTGSRVFMQPAHEGTGIIAGGAMRAVLEVAGVRNVLAKTYGSTNPINVVRATLDALDSMKSPEMVAAKRGKSVEEILG
- the rplR gene encoding 50S ribosomal protein L18; amino-acid sequence: MDKKAARIRRATRARRKIQELGATRLVVHRTPRHIYAQVIAPNGSETLVAASTTEKAINEQVKFTGNKDAAAIVGKLVAERALEKGITVVAFDRSGFQYHGRVQALADAAREAGLQF